From Triticum aestivum cultivar Chinese Spring chromosome 4A, IWGSC CS RefSeq v2.1, whole genome shotgun sequence, a single genomic window includes:
- the LOC123082047 gene encoding putative pectinesterase 63: MGRNMALPLLLALAALVASLPSGSVATAGTAGAFDSWLSANQKDFAINQALYAKKAVGDTGSTIDESLSKAEDNKTTYVVDPKGGGDYKTITAAIDAIPEGNTGRVILDLKPGEYREKIFLNLSKPYVTFKSDPKNPAIIAWSDTAATLGKDGKPVGTVGSTTCAIESDYFVAYGVVFKNDAPLAKPGAKGGQAVALRTFGTKQAFYNCTIDGGQDTLYDHKGLHYFKDCVIKGSVDFIFGFGRSLYENCRIVSIVKEIAVLTAQQRTKTIEGAIESGFSFKNCSIMSEGGGDIYLGRAWGDSSRVIYAYTEMSKEVVPVGWDGWNIKQPESSGIYYGEFKCSGPGSDARKRVGWAVDLTEAQAKPFIGTHYIFGDSWILPPPTGNSPPSKKGSSGGAPATSPASSPESADSASSPESADSAASPKSASSASSPKSAYSAASKTKKKEL, from the exons ATGGGCCGCAACATGGCGCTTCCCCTGCTCCTGGCGCTGGCGGCCCTAGTGGCGTCGCTGCCGTCGGGTTCCGTCGCGACGGCGGGGACGGCTGGTGCGTTCGACAGCTGGTTGTCGGCGAACCAGAAAGACTTCGCGATCAACCAGGCGTTGTACGCGAAGAAGGCGGTGGGTGACACCGGCAGCACCATCGACGAGTCCCTGTCCAAGGCGGAGGATAACAAGACCACCTACGTGGTGGACCCCAAGGGCGGTGGTGACTACAAGACCATCACGGCCGCGATCGACGCCATCCCGGAGGGCAACACCGGTCGCGTAATCCTGGACCTGAAACCCGGCGAGTACCGTGAGAAGATCTTCCTCAACCTCAGCAAGCCCTACGTGACTTTCAAGTCCGATCCCAAGAACCCGGCCATCATCGCCTGGAGCGACACCGCTGCGACGCTAGGGAAAGACGGGAAGCCGGTGGGCACGGTGGGGAGCACCACCTGCGCCATCGAGTCCGACTACTTCGTGGCGTACGGCGTCGTGTTCAAGAACGACGCGCCACTGGCCAAGCCGGGGGCCAAGGGCGGGCAGGCGGTGGCGCTGCGTACGTTCGGCACCAAGCAGGCCTTCTACAACTGCACCATCGACGGCGGGCAGGACACGCTGTACGACCACAAGGGGCTGCACTACTTCAAGGACTGCGTGATCAAAGGGAGCGTGGACTTCATCTTCGGGTTTGGGAGGTCCTTGTACGAGAACTGCCGCATCGTGTCCATCGTGAAGGAGATCGCCGTTCTCACGGCGCAGCAGCGGACCAAGACCATCGAGGGCGCTATCGAGAGCGGGTTCTCATTCAAGAACTGCAGCATCATGAGCGAAGGCGGGGGGGATATCTATCTTGGCAGGGCGTGGGGGGACTCGTCGCGTGTCATCTACGCCTACACCGAGATGAGCAAGGAGGTGGTGCCAGTTGGATGGGACGGATGGAACATCAAGCAGCCTGAGAG TAGCGGGATCTACTACGGCGAGTTCAAATGCAGCGGGCCGGGGTCGGACGCGAGGAAGAGGGTCGGGTGGGCTGTGGATCTCACCGAGGCCCAGGCCAAGCCCTTCATCGGCACACACTACATCTTCGGCGACTCTTGGATTCTGCCACCGCCAACTGGGAACTCTCCTCCCTCTAAAAAAGGCTCCAGTGGAGGAGCCCCCGCCACATCTCCCGCCTCATCGCCCGAGTCGGCAGATTCAGCCTCATCGCCCGAGTCGGCGGATTCAGCCGCGTCGCCCAAGTCGGCGTCCTCAGCCTCGTCGCCCAAATCCGCCTACTCAGCTGCATCCAAG ACGAAGAAGAAAGAATTATAG